In a genomic window of Akkermansia massiliensis:
- a CDS encoding phage portal protein family protein, translated as MTITLKKNIASAAHRGPSSASLPPAAGSMTVKQILAAKNARQASDLQRILIPPARPRWMMPDLAWVTPDYIARVLDASLNGDCPEEEHALYDLMCRTWPRLVKNVTELKNAVCGLQWNVQDEEGREEMKHLAERTRDGMKGNYRENGQGWRGTVNGLLDGWFCGVTVWEIDWEVRGCVHMPQAWLPRQTRKVHPRWYGWDVESGLFGMRSPGSDTLGDFLPSKFLVAVNNVSFGHPSGGALLRSLAWYWCAANFSADWLLNFAQIFGQPIRWATYDKSDPELKDIMESMLENMGAAAWAAAPTGSTLELKEPSNKGSDNPQNQMIDMADTACDLLILGQTLTSSPGEAGSRALGEVHYNVRSDIIDAAADWVAEVMNEQLLTAVFDFNGPAGNEDSSLPYFAPTSKEVKDRNAAVDRIGKILDKGIPLSKSYVYETIEAPMPGDDEELFESQGDDKVYPKALALTSMVSNGLPVSQAWAYSYMGFPAPAAGEAVITPPASGIGNPALMAKALDGMPSAAREYYLGELNKAAASL; from the coding sequence ATGACCATCACCCTCAAAAAGAATATTGCCTCCGCGGCGCACCGCGGACCCTCTAGCGCGAGCTTGCCACCCGCAGCCGGGTCAATGACCGTCAAGCAGATTTTAGCGGCTAAAAACGCCCGTCAGGCATCCGACCTACAACGCATCCTCATACCCCCTGCGCGTCCGCGCTGGATGATGCCGGACCTAGCCTGGGTAACTCCGGATTACATTGCCCGCGTACTTGACGCATCCCTGAACGGAGATTGCCCTGAAGAAGAACATGCCCTGTATGACCTCATGTGCCGGACCTGGCCGCGGTTGGTGAAGAATGTAACCGAACTGAAAAATGCGGTGTGCGGCCTGCAGTGGAATGTCCAGGATGAGGAAGGACGGGAAGAGATGAAACATCTGGCCGAACGTACCAGGGACGGGATGAAAGGTAACTACCGCGAGAACGGCCAAGGTTGGCGTGGGACAGTCAACGGACTGCTTGACGGCTGGTTCTGCGGGGTCACAGTATGGGAAATTGACTGGGAAGTTCGTGGCTGTGTCCACATGCCGCAAGCGTGGCTTCCTCGCCAAACGCGGAAAGTCCATCCCCGCTGGTATGGATGGGACGTGGAAAGCGGATTGTTCGGAATGCGGTCCCCTGGGTCTGATACCCTAGGGGATTTCCTCCCGAGCAAATTCTTAGTGGCTGTCAATAACGTCTCTTTCGGCCATCCGTCCGGCGGGGCATTGTTGCGCTCTCTTGCTTGGTATTGGTGCGCGGCCAATTTTAGCGCGGACTGGCTGCTAAATTTCGCTCAAATTTTTGGGCAACCGATCCGCTGGGCTACTTATGACAAGAGTGACCCGGAGTTAAAGGATATTATGGAGTCCATGCTTGAAAACATGGGTGCCGCCGCTTGGGCTGCCGCACCTACTGGCAGCACTCTTGAACTCAAGGAGCCGTCCAACAAGGGCAGCGATAACCCGCAAAACCAGATGATTGATATGGCGGATACCGCCTGCGACCTGCTGATATTGGGGCAGACCTTGACCTCCTCGCCGGGCGAAGCCGGGAGCCGTGCCTTGGGAGAAGTCCACTACAATGTCCGGAGCGACATCATTGACGCCGCCGCGGACTGGGTCGCGGAAGTCATGAATGAACAGTTATTGACTGCCGTTTTCGATTTTAACGGACCAGCTGGAAATGAAGATTCGTCTTTGCCTTATTTCGCCCCCACTAGTAAGGAAGTCAAAGACCGCAATGCCGCCGTGGACCGTATCGGCAAAATACTCGACAAGGGGATACCCTTGTCCAAGAGCTACGTCTACGAGACAATTGAAGCTCCTATGCCCGGTGATGATGAAGAATTGTTTGAAAGCCAGGGAGACGACAAAGTATATCCCAAAGCCCTGGCGTTAACGTCCATGGTCAGCAACGGCCTCCCCGTGTCCCAGGCATGGGCCTACAGCTATATGGGCTTCCCAGCCCCCGCGGCAGGGGAAGCCGTTATCACGCCTCCCGCCTCCGGGATTGGCAATCCGGCCCTGATGGCAAAAGCCCTGGATGGCATGCCCTCCGCGGCCAGGGAATACTATCTGGGGGAACTCAACAAAGCGGCTGCCTCTCTATGA
- a CDS encoding terminase large subunit domain-containing protein translates to MSKVHVIKKAERMPRSMSYQASYLEDESDNILVEKGRQEGFSEYTALKAVRACVKKGALYDWWICSRDKTAAKLFVDDCKKWAEIYNLGAVELGEEIIEDETVFSITFSTGRTIFALSSNPDVLAGKRGCVVLDEYAVHKQQQKLLKVSSAVTQWGGQRIVISTHRGKQSVFNQLINDCVNNGNPMGWSFHKVTIVDAVNAGIVERINAKTGKSMTHEEFLKSCRAKCLTEADYLEEYMCVPQDTAGQLIPWDTIIACTNERYASAAGNIAEEEGEFGIGVDVARMSDLHCYIALKPWHDRFIVRLVYYHKDHSWKSRDKKLDEMTGTEGVKLVVIDQTSIGDKYVMDAKERKNGHKVRGVIFNNATKEELASNLARAMEAGKIIIPNHDLLRAHIAAIEKGYTKTGLVCYNADRTDSGHADLFWALALAYHSLTMKAQEGTWTRETVDGVIMGRGRGKYHHKRRTLNRK, encoded by the coding sequence ATGAGCAAGGTCCATGTTATCAAGAAGGCGGAACGGATGCCGCGGAGCATGTCTTACCAGGCGAGTTACCTGGAAGACGAAAGCGACAATATTCTGGTGGAAAAAGGCCGCCAGGAGGGCTTTTCGGAATACACCGCCCTCAAGGCGGTGCGTGCCTGCGTCAAAAAAGGCGCATTATATGATTGGTGGATATGCTCGCGGGACAAGACTGCGGCAAAACTGTTTGTCGATGACTGCAAAAAATGGGCGGAAATCTATAATCTTGGGGCCGTTGAACTCGGAGAAGAAATCATTGAAGACGAAACGGTCTTCAGCATTACTTTTTCCACAGGCCGGACCATTTTTGCCCTGTCCAGCAACCCGGATGTATTGGCAGGCAAGCGTGGTTGTGTGGTACTGGATGAATATGCGGTTCATAAACAGCAGCAGAAACTGTTGAAGGTATCCTCCGCCGTGACGCAGTGGGGCGGCCAGCGCATCGTCATCTCGACTCACCGCGGCAAACAATCCGTCTTTAACCAGCTCATTAACGATTGTGTCAATAACGGCAATCCGATGGGATGGAGCTTCCATAAAGTCACCATTGTGGACGCGGTGAATGCAGGCATTGTCGAACGCATCAACGCCAAGACGGGCAAGTCAATGACCCATGAGGAATTCCTCAAATCCTGCCGGGCAAAATGTCTTACAGAAGCCGATTATCTGGAAGAATACATGTGCGTACCGCAGGATACGGCGGGGCAGCTTATCCCCTGGGACACGATCATTGCATGTACCAATGAACGTTATGCTTCCGCCGCGGGGAATATTGCGGAGGAAGAAGGAGAATTTGGGATTGGCGTGGACGTGGCGCGCATGTCGGACCTGCACTGTTACATTGCGCTCAAGCCCTGGCACGACCGCTTTATCGTCCGCTTGGTGTACTATCACAAAGACCATTCCTGGAAAAGCCGGGACAAAAAACTCGACGAGATGACCGGAACGGAGGGCGTGAAGCTGGTAGTCATCGACCAGACAAGTATAGGCGACAAGTATGTTATGGACGCCAAGGAACGGAAGAACGGGCACAAAGTGCGCGGCGTCATTTTCAATAATGCTACAAAGGAAGAACTAGCATCCAATCTGGCGCGGGCTATGGAAGCCGGAAAAATCATCATCCCCAACCACGACCTCCTGCGAGCTCATATTGCCGCTATTGAAAAAGGCTACACCAAGACGGGACTGGTCTGTTACAACGCGGACCGGACCGACAGCGGCCACGCCGACCTCTTCTGGGCCCTGGCTCTCGCCTATCATTCCCTGACAATGAAAGCGCAAGAAGGCACCTGGACACGTGAAACGGTGGACGGCGTCATCATGGGCCGTGGCCGGGGTAAATACCACCACAAGAGAAGAACTTTAAACCGTAAATAA